tactaatactataccTACAGCactaatactataactacagtactaatactacacctgcagtactaatactataactatagtactaatactacacctgcagtactaatactttaactagagtactaatactacacctgcagtactaatactttaactagagtactaatactacacctgcagtactaatactatacctgcagtactaatactataactaaagtactaatactactgtatatgtacatCATGATATGAGACGAGACATCTTCTCAGATTTTGGATATTGTAAATGGCACACGTGTCTTCTCCTCACCATTTCCTGTAGCTCCTGGAGCGAGCTGGAGAAGCTGCAGATGGCCTCCTGCTGCACACTGAGGAGCAGTTCTCCCTCTGAGATGTGTCTGAGAGCTGCTTCAGTCTCTGCTGTCactgtggagctgctggagTCCTCTGAGGAGCTGCTGGGGGGGGAGGCTGCTCCAGGGTTAGGTtcggggggaggaggagagggggagggagcaggagggagggaggggggagaaagagtggagagaggaggctcCTCCTCTGCTACTGATATCAGCCTGCAAGAGGAGAGGGTAAAAGACACCAAacactacattacccacaatacaCCTGGAAAGTGTCTTTCATTACCCTGCGATCCAGATAACTTAGAATTTATATAAGAAAGTACAATGAACGCCTCTAAGTCAGAGTTCATGAAGAAGTCTAAATTCACACAACAATGGAAGACagtgtaaatgttaaacaacTAAAAGGAAtcgttatgattattattattaatttgaatAATATATGTAGTAAAACATGCTCTGCATGCAGATTCATGTAAAAATAAGTGGCCATTGTTAACAGGTAGCTAGTTACTGAATGTTATCTTCTGTGCATTAAACGATCAGCCATGTTTGGTGTCGTGCAccaggaggtcagaggtcattcGAGCCTCCTGTCTGTGTACATACAGAGGCAGGTGCTCCTCCAATCTCTCCTCGTCCAATGGAAGCTCAGCGTCTCCCCAGGTCAGAAGGGGTGGGGCTTGATGGACAGCAGGAGGACTTGCTGCAGAGGGGGTGGGCTCTGAGCTGCAGGGGGGCGTGGTGACAGGCTCTGTGGTCACAGTCACAGAGAAGTGGCATCAGAAACATTTTTTCACATCACAAGTTGAACTAGTTGCGTACATGTTAACTAGTCAGCAGTTTTGATGAGCGCTTAAGATGAAAACGTTTAGCAGAGTGACAAAATAGACCATATCTAACCAGCATTCTTTAAACCTCACTAATTAACTAGTAAACAACTTAAACCTCACTAGTTAACTAGTAAACACTAAACATCACTAGTTTACTAGTAAACACTAAACATCACTAGTTTACTAGTAAACACTAAACCTCACTAGTGAACACCAAACCTCACTAGTGAACTAGTAAACACCAAACCTCACTGGTTAACTAGTAAACAGTAAACAGCACTAGTTACGAgtaaacagtaaacatcactggtTAACTAGTAAACACTAAACCTCACTAGTTACTAGTAAACGCTAAACATCATTGGTTAACTAGTAAACACTTTAAACCTCACTAGTTACTAGTAAACACCACTGGTTAACTAgtacacacaaaacatcacTAGTGAACAAGTAAACACTTTAGCTGCTGAGTCTGACCTGGAGCCGTGATTGGCTGAGGGGACTTGTGGTTCAGCAGGCTGGTTGGTTCAGACAGAGGGGGCGTGTCCAGGGGCCGAGTCTCTCTGCTGGGCGGGGCAGGGCTGCATGGAGGGGTCGGTGCCGGAGTCTGAACCAGAGAGTCCTGGAAGAGAGACCGAAGGATAAAGATTATTATCGTTATAAAttgatctgcagattattttctacattaatggtttggtttataaaaagtCCGAAAATAGTGAAAAGTCCATCCAGCCCTGATTTTGTcactttgatataaaacagaaaagcagcaaatctccagatttgaggctgaaaacatttaaatacatttctgttggAAACTTTACTTTACCATTTAATCCAGAATTATTATTAGGATATTATTTTACTGCAGCTGTGGTAAAGACTGAAGAAGATTCTGTACCTCGTGACGGGCTTGAGAACCTGGTACTGGTTCTGGTTCCTGTGAGTCTTTCTGTCCCAGCATCAGGGCGACCTGCTCGCTCAGAACTTCACTGACCAGCTGCCGGATCAGAGCTGAGTCCACAGACATGCTGGAATCCACAAACAGCTGCAGCCCCTGCACCACCTGctgtacacactgacacacagcagCCTTCAAGACTCAACCCAGGGAGAGATAAAGCTAAACGCAACACGCAGAGGAAGTACCCGCGATGATTTACTGCAGTAACAGTATTAATACTACACTttaaaatactctgttacaataacagtactaatactacactttaaaatactgtgttacaataacagtactaatactacactttaaaatactgtgttacaataacagtactaatactacactttaaaatactgtgttacaataacagtactaatactacactttAAAATACTGTGTCACAGTaacagtactgatactactctgtatacatactgtgttacagtaacaggtacatgatacta
The genomic region above belongs to Cottoperca gobio unplaced genomic scaffold, fCotGob3.1 fCotGob3_88arrow_ctg1, whole genome shotgun sequence and contains:
- the kiaa0586 gene encoding protein TALPID3 isoform X5 — protein: MSVDSALIRQLVSEVLSEQVALMLGQKDSQEPEPVPGSQARHEDSLVQTPAPTPPCSPAPPSRETRPLDTPPLSEPTSLLNHKSPQPITAPEPVTTPPCSSEPTPSAASPPAVHQAPPLLTWGDAELPLDEERLEEHLPLLISVAEEEPPLSTLSPPSLPPAPSPSPPPPEPNPGAASPPSSSSEDSSSSTVTAETEAALRHISEGELLLSVQQEAICSFSSSLQELQEMDFDPPSEGQVRGHDLLLSLLTKMEQGVTHTLRGERPQLEGSWGGGQEEEVSIGEVRDNRTTNPRSYSTSTAAREVQTTSPGQISQCADVSEVSLEATNQDSVVVGDLMIGTLISDLQSDLSLTPPPHPAAEQQQGGARRMEVHLLSITPEEEEEEEEEEDQEEVSAAADTDSSTDDVF